From Rhodothermales bacterium, a single genomic window includes:
- a CDS encoding DUF6503 family protein, whose product MKEIPESRSRLARRLPLLALLLFAACTDPRDPQAIIDRAIATHGGPVIDHSVIDFDQRGRHYRATRDGGAFTYERIFTDSTGAVRDVLSNDGFYREIDGQRVDLPEERALAFESSVNSVLYFALLPYNLNDAAVQKRYLSEAVVEGEPYHKVEVTFHQEGGGKDYQDRFVYWVHRDRSTIDYIAYDFLTDGGGSRFRKAMNPRVVEGVRFADYLNYIADDLQQPGLLIESYDEKLEAGTLRLLSEINIENIQVVAK is encoded by the coding sequence ATGAAAGAAATTCCGGAATCCAGATCACGTCTCGCCCGCCGCCTGCCCCTGCTTGCCCTGCTCCTCTTCGCCGCCTGCACCGACCCCCGGGATCCCCAGGCCATCATCGACCGGGCGATCGCGACGCATGGCGGGCCGGTCATCGACCATAGCGTGATCGATTTCGACCAGCGCGGCCGGCACTACCGGGCCACCCGCGACGGAGGCGCGTTCACCTACGAACGGATCTTCACCGATTCGACCGGCGCCGTGCGCGACGTGCTCAGCAACGACGGCTTCTACCGCGAAATCGACGGGCAACGCGTGGATCTGCCCGAGGAACGCGCCCTCGCCTTCGAATCCTCGGTCAATTCCGTGCTGTATTTCGCCCTGCTCCCCTACAACCTCAACGACGCGGCCGTACAGAAGCGGTACCTGTCCGAGGCCGTCGTCGAGGGCGAGCCCTATCACAAGGTCGAGGTGACGTTCCACCAGGAGGGAGGCGGAAAAGATTATCAGGACCGATTCGTGTACTGGGTCCACCGCGATCGATCGACCATCGACTACATCGCCTACGACTTCCTGACCGACGGCGGCGGCTCGCGTTTTCGTAAGGCCATGAACCCGCGCGTCGTCGAAGGCGTTCGCTTCGCCGATTACCTCAACTACATCGCCGACGACCTGCAGCAGCCGGGCCTGCTCATCGAATCGTACGATGAAAAGCTCGAAGCCGGCACGCTGCGTCTGCTCTCCGAAATCAACATCGAGAACATTCAGGTGGTCGCAAAATGA
- a CDS encoding lysophospholipid acyltransferase family protein, translating to MKHLFPYTFGESVLRLVGFRIIRSIWDIEMAGGGKLADLERPCFVYGNHSHNFDPFIFNMFIPWGQSTRGVLTQEYFRGPIIRKILNDIELRPTRKHVPEPHLIRDIYRMIAAKYAIVIYPEGGRRWDGRPAPWIESTAKVFVKSGIPIYPVVTHGSYTAWPRWASYPRRSKIRVEVKPPLQFDRHTPFEEALALLKAQIDIDETHVPDDLKPYKAYKPAAGIHRLLYRDPVSGANGGVFTKDGTYVENTAGTFRYRMLKDSTLLDEKSGDIVIPSVLYDAIRVLPLDRRDNDAIVRATVVMHSEDQFPRLDAHGEVEIALFPDEIQIKGASINMRLPLEDVLYTGIERNSKLQVFMSSEMLQFTFNGAGSALQWDHSIQRLKAGSAEPASQQARA from the coding sequence ATGAAGCACCTCTTTCCGTACACCTTTGGCGAATCGGTTTTACGACTGGTCGGTTTTCGCATCATCCGTAGCATCTGGGATATTGAGATGGCCGGCGGCGGCAAGCTGGCAGACCTGGAGCGGCCCTGCTTCGTGTACGGCAACCATTCCCACAACTTCGATCCCTTCATCTTCAACATGTTTATCCCGTGGGGCCAATCGACCCGCGGGGTATTGACGCAGGAATACTTCCGGGGACCGATCATTCGGAAGATCCTGAACGATATCGAGCTGAGGCCGACACGCAAGCACGTTCCCGAGCCCCATCTCATCCGCGATATTTACCGGATGATCGCCGCTAAATATGCCATCGTGATCTATCCCGAGGGCGGGAGGCGCTGGGATGGGCGGCCGGCGCCCTGGATCGAGAGCACGGCCAAGGTCTTTGTCAAAAGCGGCATTCCGATCTACCCTGTGGTGACACACGGCTCCTACACGGCGTGGCCTCGCTGGGCCAGCTATCCGCGCCGCTCGAAGATCCGGGTGGAGGTGAAGCCGCCGCTGCAGTTCGACCGTCATACGCCGTTCGAGGAGGCTCTTGCTCTGCTGAAAGCCCAGATCGATATCGACGAAACCCACGTGCCGGACGACCTGAAGCCCTACAAGGCGTACAAGCCGGCCGCCGGCATCCACCGGCTCCTGTACCGGGATCCCGTCTCGGGAGCCAACGGCGGGGTCTTCACCAAAGACGGGACGTATGTCGAAAACACCGCCGGCACGTTCCGTTACCGGATGCTCAAGGACAGCACCCTGCTCGACGAAAAGAGCGGCGACATCGTCATCCCGAGTGTGCTGTACGATGCGATCCGGGTGCTCCCGCTCGACCGCAGGGATAATGACGCCATTGTCCGCGCCACCGTGGTGATGCACTCGGAAGACCAGTTCCCTCGTCTCGATGCCCACGGGGAGGTCGAAATCGCCCTTTTCCCGGACGAGATTCAGATCAAGGGAGCTTCCATCAACATGCGCCTTCCGCTCGAAGATGTGTTGTATACCGGGATCGAGCGCAATTCCAAGCTGCAAGTCTTCATGAGTTCGGAGATGCTGCAGTTTACCTTTAACGGGGCCGGCAGCGCCCTGCAGTGGGATCACTCCATCCAGCGTCTCAAAGCAGGTTCAGCCGAACCCGCCAGCCAGCAGGCACGCGCATGA
- the ppc gene encoding phosphoenolpyruvate carboxylase, whose translation MSLPEEPYLFSPESGISKPLSEQVNLLGATLGRVIREQDGEATLELVEELRRLCKEAANNDEPSKRERAAARITTLSLDQIDMLLKAFTDFFHLVNKAEQQEIIRINRQRSRNSRPDRPRKESIAEAVHTVQQAGISFERLLDLLAGMDIQPTLTAHPTEARRRSIMYKQKRIATLLGELWERSLTPDEIATIGDEIYRQIRLLMVTDEVRVERLTVQEEVDNGLFFLRNTIWDTLPRIYDDVRDAVRLYYGREIEPPSFLRFRSWIGSDRDGNPNVKPEVTRQTAITHRRTAVTLFLDELTNLRRELSLSERAVAIPEALQASIQADSERYTLPEYWERQYRYEPYRIKVSYMLLKLEEVLANLETAFLPGEEHAVLYNSAAFIEDLRVLHRSLVDTGFEHIAQHGLLNKLYTNARAFGLHMAALDIRQHSRMHDGAVAAILARAGVTESYSDLPEADKLALLTAELQNPRPLLPRGAVLPEMAQEVLDTMEVVRDIVAQEPEAIGSYIVSMTHDVSDLLEVMLLAKEVGLWTLEHGEVRSPIDIVPLFETIEDLEAAEGFMRSIFGNTVYRRHLAGRQNMQEIMLGYSDSNKDGGYWMANWALHKGQAALGRVCKEFGVDFRLFHGRGGTVGRGGGRANQAILAMPDVSHSGRIRFTEQGEVISFRYALPDIAHRHLEQIVNAMLLVSAEADRPSEEHSTTDDAEGQIMESIAERSMVAYRGLIDHPRLWPWYIQVTPIAQISRLPIASRPVSRKSASEVDFDSLRAIPWGFAWTQTRYMIPGWYGVGAGLRRVLEADPDNLGRLKRAYKNWTFFRAVLNNAQLEMARSRFDVARYYADLAEGQSFHDVILEDFALARDAILQITGQKEVFDYNPVIQRSITLRNPYTDVLNLLQVELIRRHRAADESDEREALARAIFLSINGIAAAMQSTG comes from the coding sequence ATGTCCCTCCCCGAAGAACCCTATCTCTTTTCCCCCGAAAGCGGCATCTCGAAACCCCTGAGCGAGCAGGTGAACCTGCTGGGCGCTACGCTGGGGCGTGTGATCCGCGAGCAGGACGGCGAGGCCACGCTGGAACTCGTGGAGGAGCTGCGCCGGCTGTGCAAGGAGGCGGCAAACAACGACGAACCCTCCAAACGCGAGCGGGCCGCCGCGCGGATCACGACGCTGTCGCTGGATCAGATCGACATGTTGCTGAAGGCCTTCACGGACTTCTTCCACCTCGTCAACAAGGCCGAGCAGCAGGAGATCATCCGCATCAACCGGCAGCGCTCGCGCAACAGCCGGCCCGACCGGCCCCGCAAGGAGTCGATCGCCGAGGCCGTGCACACCGTGCAGCAGGCCGGCATCTCGTTCGAGCGCCTGCTGGACCTTCTGGCCGGGATGGACATCCAGCCGACGCTCACCGCGCACCCGACCGAGGCGCGCCGGCGGAGCATCATGTACAAGCAGAAGCGCATCGCCACCCTGCTGGGCGAGTTGTGGGAACGCTCGCTCACGCCGGACGAAATCGCCACCATCGGCGACGAGATCTACCGCCAGATCCGTCTCCTGATGGTCACCGACGAGGTCCGCGTCGAGCGGCTCACGGTGCAGGAGGAAGTCGACAACGGCCTGTTTTTCCTCCGGAACACCATCTGGGATACGCTCCCCCGCATTTATGACGATGTGCGCGACGCCGTCAGGCTCTACTACGGCCGCGAGATCGAGCCGCCCAGCTTCCTGCGGTTCCGGTCGTGGATCGGGAGCGACCGCGACGGCAACCCGAACGTCAAGCCCGAGGTGACGCGGCAGACCGCCATCACACACCGCCGGACGGCCGTGACGCTGTTCCTCGACGAACTGACCAACCTCCGCCGCGAACTCAGCCTGTCCGAGCGCGCCGTCGCGATTCCCGAGGCGCTGCAGGCATCCATCCAGGCGGACAGCGAGCGCTACACCCTGCCCGAATACTGGGAGCGGCAGTACCGCTACGAGCCCTACCGCATCAAGGTGAGCTATATGCTCCTGAAGCTGGAGGAGGTGCTTGCCAACCTGGAGACGGCGTTTCTGCCCGGCGAAGAGCATGCGGTCCTCTACAACAGCGCCGCATTCATCGAGGATCTCAGGGTGCTGCACCGGTCGCTGGTCGACACCGGGTTCGAACACATCGCGCAACATGGGCTGCTGAACAAGCTCTACACCAACGCCCGCGCTTTCGGTCTCCACATGGCCGCGCTGGACATCCGCCAGCACAGCCGGATGCACGACGGCGCCGTGGCGGCCATCCTGGCCCGCGCCGGCGTGACGGAGAGCTACAGCGACCTCCCCGAGGCCGACAAACTCGCCCTCCTGACCGCCGAGCTCCAGAATCCGCGTCCGCTTTTGCCCCGGGGCGCCGTGCTCCCCGAGATGGCGCAGGAAGTCCTGGACACCATGGAGGTCGTCCGCGACATCGTCGCACAGGAGCCGGAAGCCATCGGGAGCTACATCGTGAGCATGACACACGATGTGAGCGACCTGCTGGAAGTGATGCTGCTGGCGAAGGAGGTGGGGTTGTGGACGCTGGAGCACGGGGAAGTCCGCTCGCCCATCGATATCGTCCCGCTGTTCGAAACGATCGAGGACCTCGAGGCCGCCGAGGGCTTCATGCGGTCGATTTTCGGCAACACGGTCTACCGCCGGCACCTGGCCGGCCGGCAGAACATGCAGGAAATCATGCTGGGGTATTCCGACAGCAACAAGGACGGCGGCTACTGGATGGCGAACTGGGCCCTGCACAAGGGGCAGGCCGCGCTGGGCCGCGTATGCAAGGAGTTCGGGGTGGATTTCCGGCTCTTCCACGGGCGCGGCGGCACCGTGGGCCGCGGCGGCGGTCGGGCGAACCAGGCCATCCTGGCGATGCCGGACGTCAGCCACAGCGGGCGCATCCGCTTCACCGAACAGGGCGAGGTCATCTCGTTCCGCTACGCGCTGCCGGACATCGCGCACCGGCATCTCGAGCAGATCGTCAATGCCATGCTCCTGGTCTCGGCGGAGGCCGACCGCCCCTCCGAGGAGCACTCGACCACCGACGACGCCGAGGGCCAGATCATGGAGTCGATCGCCGAGCGCTCGATGGTCGCCTATCGCGGCCTGATCGACCATCCCCGCCTGTGGCCGTGGTATATCCAGGTGACGCCGATCGCGCAGATCAGCCGCCTCCCGATCGCCTCGCGCCCCGTGTCGCGAAAGTCGGCCTCGGAAGTCGACTTCGACAGCCTCCGCGCCATCCCCTGGGGGTTCGCGTGGACGCAGACGCGGTACATGATCCCTGGCTGGTACGGCGTCGGCGCCGGCCTGCGCCGGGTGCTGGAGGCGGACCCGGACAACCTCGGCCGGCTGAAGAGGGCATACAAGAACTGGACGTTTTTCCGGGCCGTCCTCAACAATGCCCAGCTCGAGATGGCTCGCTCCCGGTTCGACGTCGCCCGCTACTATGCCGACCTCGCCGAGGGGCAGTCCTTCCACGACGTCATCCTCGAAGATTTCGCCCTCGCGCGCGACGCGATCCTGCAGATCACCGGGCAGAAGGAGGTGTTCGACTACAACCCGGTCATCCAGCGGTCGATCACGCTGCGAAATCCCTACACCGACGTCCTGAACCTGCTTCAGGTAGAGCTTATCCGCCGGCACCGCGCGGCGGACGAATCCGACGAGCGGGAGGCGCTGGCGCGGGCGATCTTCCTGAGTATCAACGGGATTGCCGCGGCCATGCAGAGTACGGGGTGA
- a CDS encoding ATPase, T2SS/T4P/T4SS family gives MNPYSAGDDAAASAALATVEPASVRLRKHRPDAEPPVTPYAPEACQEVLNRVPKSLRGMDLLKGVAKALRSLDEGPRASITLHLEALVRHMTHIDASDLDMGGDSCRGNVWYRIHGDKKPHGKLGNYSPAECNVFFLNMLSEVQTMNLLKNYAVDFSYQLQAGKDNGEWHRFRMTIYFDNDNLALNVRSITNELRDLESLGFHPTIQKGLLFEHVRDGLTLVTGVTGSGKSTTLDAIVDANNRRTPGHIVIIGEPIEFMHASKRCIVRHREVGKDVGSFSDGVVQSLRQDPDIIVIGEMRDPKTISAAIEVTDSGHKVFSTLHTSSAIESVARIVGEYATEEQERIRYRLADVLRCIISQKLLPTTSGGRIMAKEVLWVTPSVRAAIKSNNVNEIYQMMWEGRAQGQVTLEQDLAMLLKAGKISSETAMNYANNKKRLQQILGMA, from the coding sequence ATGAATCCCTATTCCGCCGGCGACGACGCAGCAGCGTCCGCCGCCCTCGCCACGGTCGAACCCGCGTCCGTTCGTCTCAGAAAGCATCGCCCGGATGCAGAACCCCCCGTCACGCCGTACGCTCCGGAAGCCTGTCAGGAAGTGCTGAACCGCGTTCCGAAGTCGTTGCGCGGGATGGACTTGCTCAAGGGTGTCGCCAAGGCGCTGCGCAGCCTCGACGAGGGTCCTCGAGCGTCGATCACCCTCCATCTCGAGGCGTTGGTGCGGCACATGACCCACATCGACGCGAGCGACCTGGACATGGGCGGAGACTCTTGCCGGGGCAATGTATGGTACCGCATCCACGGCGACAAAAAGCCGCACGGCAAGCTGGGCAACTATTCGCCGGCGGAGTGCAACGTGTTCTTTCTGAACATGCTGAGCGAGGTACAGACGATGAACCTGCTCAAGAACTACGCGGTCGACTTCTCTTACCAGCTCCAGGCCGGCAAGGACAACGGCGAGTGGCACCGGTTTCGAATGACGATCTATTTCGACAACGACAACCTCGCGCTCAACGTCCGGTCGATCACGAACGAGCTGCGCGACCTGGAGTCGCTCGGTTTCCATCCTACCATCCAGAAAGGGCTTCTCTTCGAGCACGTCCGCGACGGCCTGACCCTGGTCACCGGCGTGACCGGTTCCGGGAAGAGCACGACGCTGGATGCCATCGTGGACGCCAACAACCGCCGCACCCCGGGGCACATCGTGATCATCGGCGAGCCGATTGAATTCATGCACGCGTCGAAGCGTTGCATCGTGCGGCACCGTGAAGTCGGTAAGGACGTCGGCTCCTTCAGTGACGGCGTCGTGCAGTCGCTGCGTCAGGACCCGGACATCATCGTCATCGGTGAAATGCGGGATCCGAAGACGATTTCGGCCGCGATCGAAGTGACGGACTCCGGCCACAAGGTCTTCTCCACCCTGCATACCAGTTCCGCCATCGAAAGCGTCGCGCGTATCGTCGGCGAATATGCGACGGAGGAGCAGGAGCGCATCCGCTACCGCCTGGCCGACGTGCTCCGTTGCATCATCAGCCAGAAGCTGCTGCCGACGACCAGTGGGGGCCGGATTATGGCCAAGGAGGTGCTCTGGGTGACGCCGTCCGTCCGCGCCGCCATCAAGAGCAACAACGTCAACGAGATCTACCAGATGATGTGGGAAGGCCGCGCCCAGGGCCAGGTGACGCTGGAGCAGGACCTGGCGATGCTGCTCAAGGCCGGTAAAATCTCCAGCGAGACGGCGATGAACTACGCCAACAACAAGAAGCGGCTGCAGCAAATCCTGGGCATGGCGTAA
- a CDS encoding insulinase family protein, whose protein sequence is MNVARYSLFFSLLLAGACASTDPQPVSTVASQPAPTVAIMPAGADSLPLDPAVRAGRLPNGLRYFIRHNEEPRNRVEMRLAINAGSLLEDDDQRGLAHFLEHMLFNGTRRFEKSELVDFLERTGMRFGADVNAYTSFDETVYELTLPADSASILAKSFDVLEDWAAYATLDPEEVDKERGVVVEEWRRSTQNAGGRIREQTLPVLLHGSRYVERIPIGDTTTLRHAPREAIERFYRSWYRPDLMAVVIVGDIDIDAMEAEIQAHFSNLPSPATPRERATYPVPGHEQPLYAIVTDPEYPFTTVATYYKRDAQQFMTEADYRKRIVAGLFNSMLNKRLSEIAQQPAPPFVGASVSQGSMVRSSAYHSLGAQVQDDSVLVGLQALLQEARRVREYGFTATELMRDKQETLRAYERAYNERENTQSSSFANEYVSYFLEAEPTPGIAYEYDLVRELMPGITLDDVNRRAAELLAERNRVIIVTMPEKAGLTPPTEAQLAAVFQRVEAEPVEPWVDAVSDAPLMAAMPEPGRVVERARIEELDVTQLTLSNGIRVYMKPTDFKEDEVRFNASSPGGTSLADDDAYFTASSATMLVGQSGVGPFDPIELDKALSGKVVSVQPFIGAYEEGLGGGASPADLETLFQLIHLYFTDSRVDSSALTSYQNRMRAYLPNRAATPQGVFQDSLLQALYHNHPRVQIPTLDMVESLDMEAAHRFYEDRFADAGDFIFSFVGHFDPAQLEDLAVTYLGSLPSTGRGETWRDVEPELQDGVVNVSVRKGIADQSQVLLLFHGDFDYTRENRHAIRSLVDVFNILLREDLREARGGVYSVSAQSSVDEKPKPAYQISVSFTCDPQRVDELIGAVFDQIAALKNTGASDENLAKIKEQQRRSRETQKETNGFWTGILDFYSTHPDEPWLDVLHYEDMIEAIDSDDIRAAAQAYFNESDYVRAVLYPEAATESGSSSQN, encoded by the coding sequence ATGAACGTCGCCCGATATTCGCTCTTTTTTTCGCTCCTCCTCGCCGGCGCCTGCGCCTCGACCGATCCGCAGCCGGTTTCGACCGTGGCGAGCCAACCCGCGCCGACTGTCGCGATTATGCCGGCAGGCGCAGACTCGCTCCCGCTCGACCCGGCCGTACGGGCGGGCCGGCTGCCGAACGGGCTCCGCTATTTCATCCGGCACAACGAAGAGCCCCGCAACCGCGTGGAGATGCGCCTGGCCATCAACGCCGGCTCCCTCCTCGAGGATGACGACCAGCGCGGACTCGCCCACTTCCTCGAACACATGCTCTTCAACGGCACCCGCCGCTTCGAAAAAAGCGAGCTGGTGGACTTCCTGGAGCGCACCGGCATGCGTTTCGGCGCCGACGTCAACGCCTATACGTCCTTCGACGAGACGGTCTACGAACTGACGCTGCCCGCCGATAGCGCTTCGATCCTGGCGAAGTCGTTCGACGTGCTCGAAGACTGGGCCGCCTACGCGACCCTCGACCCGGAAGAGGTCGACAAGGAGCGCGGCGTGGTGGTCGAGGAGTGGCGCCGCAGCACCCAGAACGCCGGCGGCCGCATCCGCGAGCAGACGTTACCCGTCCTCCTCCACGGCTCGCGCTATGTGGAACGCATCCCGATCGGGGACACCACCACCCTGCGCCATGCGCCGCGCGAAGCCATCGAACGCTTCTACCGCAGCTGGTACCGCCCGGATCTGATGGCCGTCGTCATCGTGGGTGACATCGACATCGACGCGATGGAGGCGGAAATCCAGGCGCATTTTAGCAATCTGCCCTCACCGGCCACACCCCGCGAACGGGCAACCTATCCTGTGCCAGGGCACGAGCAGCCGCTTTACGCCATCGTGACGGACCCCGAGTACCCGTTCACGACCGTCGCCACCTACTACAAGCGCGACGCCCAGCAATTCATGACCGAGGCCGACTACCGCAAGCGGATCGTCGCCGGCCTGTTCAACAGCATGCTGAACAAGCGGCTCAGCGAAATCGCCCAGCAGCCGGCGCCGCCGTTCGTGGGCGCCAGCGTTTCCCAGGGCAGCATGGTTCGCTCGTCCGCCTACCACAGCCTCGGCGCGCAGGTACAGGACGACAGCGTGCTCGTCGGCCTCCAGGCCCTCCTTCAGGAGGCGCGGCGTGTCCGCGAGTACGGATTTACGGCCACCGAACTCATGCGCGATAAACAGGAGACCCTTCGCGCCTACGAACGCGCCTACAACGAGCGTGAGAACACCCAGTCCTCCAGCTTCGCCAACGAATACGTCTCGTATTTCCTCGAAGCCGAACCCACGCCCGGCATCGCCTATGAGTACGATCTGGTGCGCGAACTCATGCCCGGCATTACGCTGGACGACGTAAATCGCCGCGCCGCCGAGCTGCTGGCGGAGCGGAACCGCGTCATCATCGTGACGATGCCGGAGAAAGCCGGCCTGACGCCGCCTACCGAAGCCCAGCTCGCAGCCGTCTTCCAGCGCGTCGAAGCGGAACCGGTCGAGCCCTGGGTGGACGCCGTGAGCGACGCGCCCCTGATGGCGGCAATGCCGGAGCCCGGCCGTGTCGTCGAACGCGCCCGGATCGAGGAACTGGACGTGACGCAGCTTACCCTGTCGAACGGCATACGGGTGTACATGAAGCCGACCGATTTCAAGGAGGATGAAGTCCGCTTCAACGCGTCGAGCCCGGGCGGCACCTCGCTGGCGGACGACGACGCCTATTTCACCGCCTCGAGCGCGACGATGCTGGTCGGGCAGAGCGGCGTCGGTCCGTTCGATCCGATCGAACTCGACAAGGCGCTCTCGGGCAAGGTCGTCTCGGTTCAGCCGTTTATCGGCGCCTACGAAGAAGGCCTGGGCGGCGGCGCCTCGCCGGCGGACCTGGAAACGCTCTTCCAGCTCATCCATCTGTACTTCACGGATTCACGGGTCGATAGCTCGGCGCTGACCTCCTACCAGAACCGAATGCGCGCCTACCTGCCCAACCGGGCCGCCACGCCGCAGGGCGTCTTTCAGGACTCGCTGCTGCAAGCCCTCTACCATAACCACCCGCGCGTGCAGATCCCCACGCTCGACATGGTCGAGTCGCTCGACATGGAGGCCGCGCACCGGTTCTACGAAGACCGCTTCGCGGACGCCGGCGACTTCATTTTTTCGTTTGTCGGCCACTTCGACCCCGCCCAGCTCGAGGACCTCGCGGTGACCTATCTCGGCAGCCTCCCGTCCACCGGGCGCGGCGAAACCTGGCGCGATGTCGAGCCCGAGCTGCAGGACGGCGTCGTGAACGTGTCGGTCCGCAAGGGCATCGCGGACCAGAGCCAGGTGCTGTTGCTCTTTCATGGCGACTTCGACTACACCCGCGAAAACCGCCACGCGATCCGGTCGCTCGTCGACGTCTTCAACATCCTGCTGCGGGAGGACCTGCGGGAGGCGCGCGGCGGCGTCTACAGCGTCTCCGCGCAATCCAGCGTGGATGAGAAGCCGAAGCCGGCGTATCAGATCTCGGTGAGCTTTACCTGCGATCCGCAGCGCGTCGACGAGCTGATCGGCGCGGTATTCGATCAGATCGCCGCATTAAAAAACACCGGCGCATCGGACGAGAACCTCGCCAAGATCAAGGAACAGCAGCGCCGATCCCGCGAAACCCAGAAAGAAACGAACGGCTTCTGGACCGGCATCCTCGACTTCTACAGCACGCATCCGGACGAGCCCTGGCTGGACGTGCTTCATTACGAAGACATGATCGAGGCCATTGATTCGGACGATATCCGGGCGGCCGCGCAAGCCTATTTCAACGAGAGCGACTACGTCCGCGCCGTGCTCTACCCCGAGGCCGCGACGGAAAGCGGCTCATCCAGCCAGAACTGA
- a CDS encoding alpha/beta hydrolase produces the protein MLYYKKHEIDPNRDWVVFVHGAGGSSSIWFKQLRAYNAHFNVLLVDLRGHGKSQDHVDQRHPGTYSFEEISREIVDVLDDAGIQRAHFIGISLGSLIIRVLGEMAPDRVQSAVLGGAIVRLDFRSRFLVGVGNLFKRVMPYLWLYSLFAWIIMPRKRHRESRLLFINEARKLCQKEFLRWFKLTYELSPLLRFYRERELPAPTLYLMGEEDHLFLPPVRALVARHKNSVLQIIENSGHVCNVDQPDVFNDLSIAFLRRVSGRSVAAA, from the coding sequence TTGCTGTACTACAAGAAACACGAAATCGACCCGAATCGGGACTGGGTGGTGTTCGTTCACGGCGCCGGCGGGAGTTCGTCCATCTGGTTCAAGCAGCTCCGGGCCTACAACGCGCATTTCAACGTGCTGCTGGTCGATCTTCGGGGCCACGGCAAATCCCAGGACCATGTCGATCAGCGTCACCCCGGGACGTATTCGTTCGAGGAGATCAGCCGGGAGATTGTGGATGTGCTCGACGACGCCGGCATCCAGCGCGCGCATTTCATCGGCATCTCGCTCGGATCGCTGATCATCCGGGTATTGGGGGAGATGGCGCCGGATCGGGTGCAGTCTGCCGTCCTCGGCGGCGCGATCGTTCGGCTGGATTTTCGATCCCGCTTCCTGGTCGGCGTCGGCAACCTGTTCAAGCGGGTGATGCCGTATCTGTGGTTGTACAGCCTCTTCGCGTGGATCATCATGCCCCGGAAGCGGCATCGCGAGTCGCGCCTGCTGTTCATCAACGAGGCGCGCAAGCTCTGCCAGAAGGAGTTTCTCCGGTGGTTCAAGCTGACGTACGAGTTGAGTCCGTTATTGAGGTTCTACCGCGAACGCGAGCTGCCGGCGCCGACGTTGTATCTGATGGGGGAGGAGGACCATCTCTTTCTCCCACCCGTGCGGGCCCTCGTGGCCCGGCACAAGAACAGCGTGCTGCAAATCATCGAAAACTCGGGCCACGTCTGCAATGTCGACCAGCCCGACGTGTTTAACGACCTCTCCATTGCCTTTCTCCGCCGCGTGAGCGGCCGTTCCGTCGCGGCGGCTTAA
- a CDS encoding thioesterase, with the protein MSHPTDPRIWRESFRVRAYEAGPDQRLTIASLCNYLQEVAGNHAQALGVSVTQQPGLTWMLNRLHVRIDRLPVWGDTVTVDTWPSGHNGLLAWREFLVRDGNGALLVAGASAWVMIDIERRRPIRLPAFIDAIPLPDAERPIADPFPKRVPPPVATHAAAFTVYPGDLDPNGHANNVCFAGWALHALPPQAGALRSLEIDFKAEAHLGDRIVSEAAPSGESAFAHGLYREEDGGRRLIGVARTTFG; encoded by the coding sequence GTGTCGCATCCTACCGATCCACGGATCTGGCGCGAGTCGTTTCGCGTCCGCGCCTACGAAGCCGGCCCCGATCAGCGTCTGACGATCGCCTCGCTGTGCAACTACCTGCAGGAAGTCGCCGGCAACCACGCCCAGGCCCTCGGCGTCTCGGTGACGCAGCAGCCGGGACTCACGTGGATGCTGAACCGGCTGCACGTGCGGATCGATCGCCTGCCGGTCTGGGGCGACACGGTGACGGTGGACACCTGGCCCTCGGGGCACAACGGCCTCCTGGCCTGGCGCGAGTTTCTCGTGCGGGACGGCAACGGCGCCCTCCTCGTTGCGGGCGCCAGCGCGTGGGTGATGATCGACATTGAACGCCGGCGCCCGATCCGGCTGCCGGCGTTCATCGACGCCATCCCGCTGCCCGACGCCGAGCGCCCCATCGCCGATCCGTTTCCGAAACGGGTACCGCCGCCCGTGGCGACGCATGCCGCCGCGTTCACCGTGTATCCGGGAGACCTGGACCCGAACGGTCACGCCAACAACGTCTGTTTCGCCGGCTGGGCGCTGCACGCGCTCCCTCCGCAGGCCGGCGCGCTGCGTAGCTTGGAGATCGACTTCAAGGCCGAGGCCCACCTGGGCGATCGCATCGTTTCCGAAGCCGCCCCGTCCGGCGAGTCGGCGTTCGCGCACGGGCTCTACCGGGAAGAAGACGGGGGCAGGCGCCTGATCGGGGTGGCTCGCACGACGTTCGGCTGA
- a CDS encoding GNAT family protein: MLPFVIVERATDTVVGSTRYGAVDLANRRLEIGWTWIGRPWQRTAVNTETKLLLLTYAFESLGCQRVELKTDVLNETSRRAILRLGAKEEGTFRNHMVVAGGRVRDTVYFSIVDTEWEDVKRRLQDKLSRRSQASPRT, from the coding sequence ATGTTGCCGTTCGTGATCGTCGAGCGGGCGACCGACACCGTCGTCGGCAGCACCCGGTACGGCGCCGTCGACCTGGCTAACAGGCGGTTGGAGATCGGGTGGACGTGGATCGGCCGACCCTGGCAGCGTACGGCCGTCAATACGGAGACCAAACTCCTGCTGCTCACCTACGCCTTCGAATCGCTCGGCTGCCAGCGCGTCGAACTCAAAACCGACGTGCTCAACGAAACCTCGCGACGGGCCATCCTGCGCCTGGGTGCGAAGGAGGAAGGGACGTTCCGAAACCACATGGTCGTCGCCGGCGGACGCGTGCGCGACACCGTCTATTTCAGCATCGTCGACACCGAGTGGGAAGACGTCAAACGCCGGCTGCAGGATAAACTGTCCCGACGGAGCCAGGCCTCGCCTAGAACGTGA